One genomic region from Sphaerodactylus townsendi isolate TG3544 unplaced genomic scaffold, MPM_Stown_v2.3 scaffold_18, whole genome shotgun sequence encodes:
- the RNF2 gene encoding E3 ubiquitin-protein ligase RING2: protein MSQAVQTNGTQPLSKTWELSLYELQRTPQEAITDGLEIVVSPRSLHSELMCPICLDMLKNTMTTKECLHRFCADCIITALRSGNKECPTCRKKLVSKRSLRPDPNFDALISKIYPSRDEYEAHQERVLARISKHNNQQALSHSIEEGLKIQALNRLQRGKKQQIENGSGAEDNGDSSHCSNASTHSNQEAGPSNKRTKTSDDSGLELDNNNTTVAIDPVLDGASEIELVFRPHPTLMENDDSAQTRYIKTSGNATVDHLSKYLAVRLALEELRSKGESNQMNLETASEKQYTIYIATANGQFTVLNGSFSLELVSEKYWKVNKPMELYYAPTKEHK from the exons ATGTCTCAAGCTGTGCAGACAAATGGAACACAGCCACTAAGCAAAACGTGGGAGCTCAGCTTGTATGAACTTCAGCGAACACCTCAG GAAGCAATAACAGATGGCTTGGAAATAGTGGTGTCACCCCGAAGCCTCCACAGTGAACTGATGTGTCCCATTTGTTTGGATATGTTGAAAAACACCATGACTACGAAGGAATGTCTCCATCGTTTTTGTGCTGACTGTATCATCACAGCCCTCAGGAGTGG AAACAAGGAATGCCCTACATGTCGTAAAAAACTGGTTTCGAAAAGGTCATTGAGACCAGATCCAAACTTTGATGCCCTCATTAGTAAAATCTATCCTAGCCGTGATGAATATGAGGCTCATCAGGAGAGAGTCCTAGCAAGGATCAGCAAGCACAATAACCAGCAAGCTCTGAGCCACAGCATTGAGGAGGGTCTGAAAATTCAGGCTTTGAACAG ACTACAGAGAGGCAAGAAGCAACAGATTGAGAACGGTAGTGGTGCCGAAGACAACGGTGACAGTTCACACTGTAGCAATGCTTCAACTCACAGCAATCAGGAAGCAGGGCCAAGTAACAAAAGGACCAAAACGTCGGATGATTCTGGGCTAGAACTGGACAATAACAATACGACAGTTGCTATAGACCCAGTACTGGATGGTGCAAGTGAAATAGAACTAGTTTTCAGACCGCATCCTACCCTCATGGAGAATGATGATAGTGCACAGACAAG ATATATAAAGACCTCTGGCAATGCCACAGTTGATCACTTGTCCAAGTATTTAGCTGTAAGACTGGCCCTGGAAGAACTTCGGAGCAAAGGAGAGTCTAATCAGATGAATCTTGAAACAGCGAGTGAGAAGCAGTACACAATTTATATTGCTACAGCTAATGGCCAATTCACT GTGTTAAATGGCTCTTTTTCCTTGGAGCTGGTCAGTGAAAAGTACTGGAAAGTGAATAAGCCCATGGAACTCTACTACGCACCAACAAAAGAACACAAATAA